A stretch of the Lonchura striata isolate bLonStr1 chromosome 17, bLonStr1.mat, whole genome shotgun sequence genome encodes the following:
- the OSER1 gene encoding oxidative stress-responsive serine-rich protein 1 isoform X1 has protein sequence MMKSEAKDGEEESLQTAFKKLRVDTAGCTTSLSVGDGTSPRAIVRTVADETKPKNVCASKETWHGSVKKPSRGVVRTQRRRRSKSPILHPPKFIHCSTKSHSTCSQLVQKSQADAQEDSSGFGMPVPKEACAHEHCSVALDVGQKGAEESLGVSVAQLTAENTQENSPAAASPVSRTSLKTTELSDFQSMSKLNTSEPCACADKTCQCKLWQDMEVYKFSGLQNTLPLAPDRTVSEDHSQLLPSRTPSSSPRSCSEQARAFVDDVTIEDLSGYMEYYLYIPKKMSHMAEMMYT, from the exons ATGATGAAATCAGAAGCTAAGGATGGAGAAGAGGAAAGCCTGCAGACAGCATTCAAAAAGCTGAGAGTTGACACAGCTGG ATGTAccacttctctctctgtggGTGATGGGACAAGTCCCAGAGCAATAGTTAGAACAGTGGCAGATGAAACCAAACCTAAGAATGTGTGTGCTTCTAAGGAAACCTGGCATGG GTCTGTGAAGAAGCCCTCGAGAGGAGTTGTGAGAACCCAGCGTCGCAGGCGTTCCAAGTCTCCAATTCTTCATCCTCCAAAGTTCATCCATTGCAGCACAAAGTCACATTCCACGTGCAGCCAGCTGGTGCAGAAGAGCCAGGCTGATGCCCAGGAGGACAGCAGTGGGTTTGGGATGCCAGTCCCAAAGGAAGCTTGTGCACACGAACACTGCAGCGTTGCTCTGGATGTTGGCCAGAAGGGAGCTGAGGAGTCTTTGGGAGTTTCTGTTGCACAGTTGACAGCGGAGAACACACAGGAGAactctccagctgcagcttctccagtATCCAGAACAAGCCTAAAGACTACAGAGCTTTCTGACTTCCAGTCTATGTCCAAGCTGAACACGAGTGAGCCGTGTGCATGTGCAGATAAAACCTGTCAGTGCAAACTGTGGCAAGATATGGAAGTGTACAAATTCTCTGGCTTGCAGAACACCCTCCCACTGGCACCTGATAGAACGGTTTCTGAGGATCACTCCCAGCTTTTGCCATCAAGAACTCCCTCAAGTTCTCCACGCTCTTGCTCTGAGCAAGCCAGGGCCTTTGTGGATGATGTGACAATTGAAGATCTTTCGGGATACATGGAGTATTACTTGTATATTCCAAAGAAAATGTCTCACATGGCAGAAATGATGTAcacctga
- the OSER1 gene encoding oxidative stress-responsive serine-rich protein 1 isoform X2, translating into MMKSEAKDGEEESLQTAFKKLRVDTAGSVKKPSRGVVRTQRRRRSKSPILHPPKFIHCSTKSHSTCSQLVQKSQADAQEDSSGFGMPVPKEACAHEHCSVALDVGQKGAEESLGVSVAQLTAENTQENSPAAASPVSRTSLKTTELSDFQSMSKLNTSEPCACADKTCQCKLWQDMEVYKFSGLQNTLPLAPDRTVSEDHSQLLPSRTPSSSPRSCSEQARAFVDDVTIEDLSGYMEYYLYIPKKMSHMAEMMYT; encoded by the exons ATGATGAAATCAGAAGCTAAGGATGGAGAAGAGGAAAGCCTGCAGACAGCATTCAAAAAGCTGAGAGTTGACACAGCTGG GTCTGTGAAGAAGCCCTCGAGAGGAGTTGTGAGAACCCAGCGTCGCAGGCGTTCCAAGTCTCCAATTCTTCATCCTCCAAAGTTCATCCATTGCAGCACAAAGTCACATTCCACGTGCAGCCAGCTGGTGCAGAAGAGCCAGGCTGATGCCCAGGAGGACAGCAGTGGGTTTGGGATGCCAGTCCCAAAGGAAGCTTGTGCACACGAACACTGCAGCGTTGCTCTGGATGTTGGCCAGAAGGGAGCTGAGGAGTCTTTGGGAGTTTCTGTTGCACAGTTGACAGCGGAGAACACACAGGAGAactctccagctgcagcttctccagtATCCAGAACAAGCCTAAAGACTACAGAGCTTTCTGACTTCCAGTCTATGTCCAAGCTGAACACGAGTGAGCCGTGTGCATGTGCAGATAAAACCTGTCAGTGCAAACTGTGGCAAGATATGGAAGTGTACAAATTCTCTGGCTTGCAGAACACCCTCCCACTGGCACCTGATAGAACGGTTTCTGAGGATCACTCCCAGCTTTTGCCATCAAGAACTCCCTCAAGTTCTCCACGCTCTTGCTCTGAGCAAGCCAGGGCCTTTGTGGATGATGTGACAATTGAAGATCTTTCGGGATACATGGAGTATTACTTGTATATTCCAAAGAAAATGTCTCACATGGCAGAAATGATGTAcacctga
- the LOC110476170 gene encoding oxidative stress-responsive serine-rich protein 1 has translation MDLEAKDEEEESLQTAFKKLRVDAAGCIAALSVGDGTILRTTTRAAMDGAKQQTVSSKEAWHGCVRKPSRGSARVPRRRRSKSPVLHPPKFTYCNMKANSQLKHKPQADTSKGVISSDVFVPAERGTKDGQDSHLEASNDRTEPLEAFTAEEPLQKLEENCPALCSSFENSLCSKQTSDFQSLSMLSNGRQCPCTDRKCQCKQWRTMEVYSFSGLRSVLSECEKAVLGVHAHSLHNRSPSGTASASSPRSCSEQARAFVDDVTIEDLSGYMEYYLYIPKKMSHMAEMMYT, from the exons ATGGACTTGGAAGCtaaagatgaagaagaggagagtcTACAAACAGCATTCAAAAAGCTGAGAGTGGATGCAGCAGG ATGTATTGCAGCTCTGTCCGTGGGCGATGGGACGATTCTCAGAACAACGACAAGAGCAGCCATGGATGGAGCCAAGCAGCAGACTGTCAGCTCCAAGGAAGCATGGCATGG GTGTGTGAGGAAGCCTTCCCGAGGATCGGCGAGGGTCCCACGTCGCCGGCGCTCCAAGTCTCCGGTCCTGCACCCTCCCAAGTTCACCTACTGCAACATGAAAGCCAACAGCCAGCTGAAACACAAACCCCAGGCAGACACTTCGAAGGGTGTCATCAGCTCAGATGTTTTTGTCCCAGCAGAACGTGGTACGAAGGACGGGCAGGATTCTCACCTTGAGGCCAGTAACGACAGAACTGAACCGTTGGAAGCTTTCACCGCCGAAGAGCCTTTGCAGAAGCTGGAGGAGAATtgccctgctctctgctcatCCTTTGAGAACAGCTTGTGTTCTAAGCAAACCTCAGATTTCCAGTCCTtatccatgcttagcaacggcAGGCAGTGCCCTTGTACGGACAGGAAGTGCCAGTGCAAGCAGTGGCGCACCATGGAGGTGTACTCCTTCTCCGGCCTGCGGAGCGTCCTGTCCGAGTGCGAGAAGGCAGTCCTGGGGGTCCATGCCCACTCCCTGCACAACAGATCTCCCTCTGGGACAGCCTCAGCAAGCTCTCCCAGGTCTTGTTCTGAGCAAGCTCGAGCCTTTGTGGATGACGTGACTATTGAAGATCTTTCGGGATACATGGAATACTACTTATATATTCCCAAGAAAATGTCTCACATGGCAGAGATGATGTATACCTGA